A region of Acidobacteriota bacterium DNA encodes the following proteins:
- a CDS encoding methyltransferase — protein sequence MTTQASHPSATASTGNQLPPEAQLYQLALGFMVTAGLQEVLKADIADKLNAGPKPVAELAKASGLHEDALYRVLRALASVGVFTETAPRTFANTALSEPLRHDAGPLRGMIAFLSDPLHLRSYAHFDHCVRTGETLCQPALGMPIWDYFGANVAEARLFDDAMTAFSASVIPAVLATYDFSGIGTLVDVAGGHGFVLTSILEKYPPMRGVLFDMERVCVGARERIRKLGMEARVRVESGDFFKAIPAGDAIIMKHIIHDWADAEARKILESCHRALPANGKVILLETVLQPGNGPDLGKWIDLEMLAFPGGRERTEGEFGALFASAGFKLTRVVPNQSPLATVEAVKQ from the coding sequence ATGACGACTCAAGCCTCGCATCCTTCTGCTACCGCTTCCACCGGCAATCAACTTCCACCGGAAGCCCAGCTCTATCAACTGGCACTCGGATTCATGGTGACGGCCGGGTTGCAAGAGGTGCTCAAGGCCGACATCGCCGACAAGTTGAATGCTGGGCCCAAGCCGGTGGCCGAGCTGGCCAAGGCGAGCGGCTTGCATGAGGACGCGCTGTATCGCGTGCTGCGCGCGCTCGCGTCCGTGGGCGTCTTCACCGAGACCGCGCCGCGCACCTTCGCCAACACGGCGTTGAGCGAGCCGTTGCGGCACGATGCCGGGCCGCTGCGCGGCATGATCGCGTTCCTTTCCGACCCGCTGCACCTGCGCAGCTACGCGCATTTCGACCACTGCGTGCGTACGGGCGAGACGCTCTGCCAGCCTGCGCTCGGCATGCCCATCTGGGACTACTTCGGCGCCAATGTTGCCGAGGCCCGCTTGTTCGACGACGCCATGACGGCCTTCAGCGCGTCGGTCATCCCCGCCGTGCTCGCCACCTACGACTTCTCCGGCATCGGGACACTGGTAGACGTTGCCGGCGGACACGGCTTCGTGCTCACCTCGATTTTGGAAAAATATCCGCCGATGCGCGGCGTGCTCTTCGACATGGAGCGGGTCTGCGTGGGTGCGCGTGAGCGTATCCGGAAGCTTGGCATGGAAGCCCGCGTGCGCGTCGAGTCGGGAGACTTCTTCAAAGCGATCCCCGCAGGCGACGCCATCATCATGAAGCACATCATCCACGACTGGGCGGATGCGGAAGCGCGCAAGATCCTGGAGAGCTGCCATCGCGCGCTGCCCGCGAACGGCAAGGTCATCCTGCTCGAGACCGTGCTCCAGCCGGGCAATGGTCCGGACCTCGGCAAGTGGATCGACCTCGAGATGCTCGCCTTCCCCGGCGGCCGGGAACGTACGGAAGGGGAGTTCGGAGCATTATTCGCGAGCGCCGGATTCAAACTCACGCGCGTCGTCCCCAACCAGTCGCCGCTGGCGACGGTCGAAGCGGTCAAGCAATAG
- a CDS encoding Fic family protein, which produces MANDEKLLCPRDEKANYEIRNQGVVVEYLADFVQNERTRITEGAVTEIHRLTIQDIYPCAGNFRDALTRVEITDTEHQPSHASMVRIDVQDMLSWLYDGDGKARSPIERAAYVMWRTNAIHPFNGGNGRVARALAYLVMVSEVAPVFAGDPLPAILKRRKAEYVAGLKAADVGSLKPLENLVLDCFQQQIASIGTQTRH; this is translated from the coding sequence ATGGCCAACGACGAAAAACTGCTCTGCCCAAGAGACGAGAAGGCTAATTACGAAATCCGCAACCAGGGGGTTGTTGTGGAGTATTTGGCCGATTTCGTTCAGAACGAGCGGACGAGAATAACTGAAGGTGCGGTAACGGAGATACATCGTCTGACAATCCAAGACATCTATCCCTGCGCCGGAAACTTTAGAGATGCGCTCACAAGAGTCGAAATCACTGACACTGAACACCAGCCTTCGCACGCCTCAATGGTTCGAATAGACGTGCAAGATATGCTCTCCTGGCTTTATGACGGCGACGGAAAAGCGCGGAGCCCGATAGAGAGGGCTGCCTATGTGATGTGGCGGACCAACGCTATTCACCCATTCAATGGCGGCAATGGGCGGGTGGCCCGCGCGCTAGCTTATTTGGTTATGGTTTCGGAAGTAGCACCAGTTTTCGCGGGCGATCCGCTCCCCGCCATACTGAAGCGTCGCAAGGCAGAATATGTAGCCGGGCTCAAAGCCGCTGATGTGGGGAGTCTAAAGCCCCTAGAAAATTTAGTATTGGATTGTTTCCAGCAGCAGATTGCTTCGATTGGGACCCAAACTCGCCATTAG
- a CDS encoding type II toxin-antitoxin system VapC family toxin, with amino-acid sequence MSHERVLLDTNVVIGLFAGDPRISDRLAAKQEVFLPVPTLGELYRGAFGSTRRSENLRRIEQFAQAVPVLSCDAVTARHYAELKQALLERGRPIPENDLWIAGIAAQHSLSVMTRDAHFNELRGVEVEFLEL; translated from the coding sequence ATGTCGCATGAGCGAGTTCTGCTCGACACGAACGTGGTCATCGGCCTCTTCGCGGGCGACCCGCGGATCTCAGACCGCCTCGCTGCCAAGCAGGAGGTGTTTCTCCCCGTGCCGACTCTCGGCGAACTCTACCGCGGGGCGTTCGGGTCCACTCGCCGCTCCGAGAATCTCCGACGCATAGAGCAGTTTGCACAGGCAGTCCCCGTTCTTTCCTGTGACGCGGTCACCGCTCGGCACTATGCCGAACTGAAGCAGGCCCTGCTCGAGCGGGGGCGGCCGATCCCGGAGAATGATCTGTGGATCGCTGGAATCGCTGCCCAGCATTCATTGTCTGTGATGACGCGCGATGCTCACTTTAATGAACTGCGAGGCGTCGAGGTCGAGTTCCTCGAATTGTGA
- the gyrA gene encoding DNA gyrase subunit A, whose amino-acid sequence MPDEKDPQLPLNPDEPVKRPADMGPGAASILPINIEDEMRRSYLDYSMSVIIGRALPDVYDGLKPVHRRLLYHMHDMGLLHNRKQVKCAKVVGECMGRFHPHGDSALYDALVRLAQPWSLRYPLVDGQGNFGSVDGDSAAAMRYTECRLTAIAEDLCIDIDKDTVDFVPNYDESTVEPTVLPTRIPNLLVNGSNGIAVGMATNIPPHNMNEIVDAAIMLVENPATTLPEILKIVKGPDFPTAGYIYGRSGIAEAYKTGRGRFIMRAKAAIETFQKDRQAIIITEIPYQVNKATLIKRIADLVNDKIVDDVSDVRDESDRDGMRIVIELKRGAEPQIILNQLYKHTSMQESFSMIFLAVVNGQPRELGLIPALQHFIDHRVEVVRRRTAFLLNRAKEREHILVGYKIALDNLDAVIKIIRGSENRAAARQAMVEAKLKVTDRTWAKILAETGTLSRSGVLTAVQAEAILELQLHRLTRLSQDEMLKELEETLKRIAEFESILASDKRLRGVIIKEMKEVKEKYGDARRTQIIDEQAEIELEDLIADEQVAVTISHNGYLKRTPVSTYRAQRRGGTGRTGMKTRDEDFVEKLLIASTHAYLLVFTNTGRVYWLKVYEVPDVGPAGKGKHIGNLVALQPGETARAILNVRDLEEEGKFVFFATRNGTVKKTPLIDFCNVMSRGIIAIGVDKGDELVAARSTDGQQIVFLASHEGMAIRFDEEDVRPMGRAAYGVRGMTLDKNDYVVGMAVTPKSAPNGKSAGDSAKMHSQERAGKSAAKKNGKNGKDAKNGKDGAAHKDGKDAAAAPEASGVLDSEKAQQSARLILSVTEMGYGKRTHVDEYRLQTRGGKGVINVKTTARNGMVSAILLVDEHSEAMIISQFGKIIRMDTTQIREAGRSTQGVRLLHMEGGDKVAAAVVIPKDEAPETNGTLIQ is encoded by the coding sequence ATGCCCGACGAAAAAGATCCTCAGCTGCCTTTGAATCCTGACGAACCAGTCAAGCGTCCCGCGGACATGGGTCCGGGCGCGGCCAGCATCCTCCCCATAAACATCGAGGACGAGATGCGCCGCTCGTATCTCGACTACTCCATGTCGGTGATCATCGGGCGCGCGCTGCCCGATGTTTACGATGGACTCAAGCCCGTCCATCGCCGCCTGCTCTATCACATGCACGATATGGGACTGCTGCACAACCGCAAGCAGGTGAAGTGCGCCAAGGTCGTCGGCGAGTGCATGGGCCGCTTCCATCCCCACGGTGACAGCGCGCTTTACGACGCGCTCGTTCGTCTGGCCCAGCCGTGGAGTTTGCGCTATCCGCTGGTCGATGGCCAGGGCAACTTCGGTTCCGTCGATGGGGATTCCGCCGCGGCCATGCGGTACACCGAGTGCCGGCTCACTGCCATCGCCGAAGACCTGTGCATCGACATCGACAAAGACACCGTCGACTTCGTCCCCAACTACGACGAATCCACCGTGGAGCCGACCGTACTCCCCACGCGCATCCCGAACTTGCTCGTCAACGGTTCGAACGGTATCGCCGTCGGGATGGCGACGAACATCCCGCCGCACAACATGAACGAGATCGTGGACGCCGCCATCATGCTGGTGGAGAATCCCGCGACCACGCTGCCCGAGATATTGAAGATCGTCAAAGGTCCCGACTTCCCGACCGCGGGCTACATCTACGGACGCAGTGGCATTGCCGAGGCCTACAAGACCGGGCGCGGCCGCTTCATCATGCGCGCCAAGGCCGCCATCGAGACCTTCCAGAAAGATCGCCAGGCCATCATCATCACCGAGATCCCCTACCAGGTGAACAAGGCCACGCTCATCAAGCGCATCGCCGACCTGGTGAACGACAAGATCGTGGACGACGTTTCCGATGTGCGCGATGAATCCGATCGCGACGGCATGCGCATCGTCATCGAGCTGAAGCGCGGCGCCGAGCCGCAGATCATCCTCAATCAGCTCTACAAGCACACCTCCATGCAAGAGAGCTTCTCCATGATCTTCCTGGCCGTGGTCAACGGACAGCCGCGCGAACTCGGCCTCATCCCCGCGCTGCAACACTTCATCGACCACCGCGTGGAAGTGGTCCGTCGCCGCACCGCCTTCCTGCTGAACCGCGCGAAAGAGCGCGAGCACATCCTGGTGGGCTACAAGATCGCGCTCGATAATCTGGATGCCGTCATCAAGATCATCCGCGGCTCGGAGAACCGCGCCGCCGCGCGCCAGGCCATGGTCGAAGCCAAGCTGAAGGTGACCGACCGCACCTGGGCGAAGATCCTCGCCGAGACGGGCACGCTCAGCCGCTCCGGCGTGCTCACCGCGGTGCAGGCCGAAGCCATCCTTGAGTTGCAGTTGCACCGCCTCACCCGCCTCTCGCAAGACGAGATGCTCAAGGAACTCGAAGAGACGTTGAAGCGCATCGCCGAGTTCGAGTCCATCCTTGCGTCCGATAAAAGGTTGCGCGGCGTCATCATCAAGGAAATGAAGGAAGTAAAAGAAAAGTACGGTGACGCCCGCCGTACCCAGATCATCGACGAACAGGCTGAGATCGAGCTCGAAGACCTGATCGCCGACGAGCAGGTCGCCGTCACCATCTCGCACAACGGCTACCTCAAGCGCACGCCCGTCTCTACCTATCGCGCGCAGCGCCGCGGCGGCACCGGACGCACCGGGATGAAGACGCGCGACGAGGATTTCGTCGAGAAGCTGCTCATCGCCTCCACCCATGCGTACTTGCTGGTCTTCACCAACACCGGCCGCGTCTACTGGCTGAAAGTCTATGAAGTTCCAGACGTGGGCCCGGCGGGCAAGGGCAAGCACATCGGCAACCTGGTGGCGCTGCAGCCGGGCGAGACGGCGCGCGCCATTCTGAACGTTCGCGACCTCGAAGAAGAAGGCAAGTTCGTCTTCTTCGCCACGCGCAATGGCACGGTGAAAAAGACGCCGCTCATCGACTTCTGCAACGTGATGTCGCGCGGCATCATCGCCATCGGCGTCGACAAGGGCGACGAACTGGTTGCGGCGCGCTCCACCGACGGCCAGCAGATCGTCTTTCTGGCGTCGCATGAAGGCATGGCCATCCGCTTCGACGAAGAAGACGTGCGTCCGATGGGACGCGCCGCCTACGGCGTCCGCGGCATGACGCTCGACAAGAACGATTACGTCGTCGGCATGGCCGTCACACCGAAGTCGGCGCCCAACGGCAAGTCTGCGGGCGACTCCGCCAAGATGCATAGCCAGGAGCGCGCCGGAAAATCCGCCGCAAAAAAGAATGGCAAGAATGGCAAAGACGCCAAGAACGGCAAGGACGGGGCTGCTCATAAAGACGGCAAAGATGCCGCCGCAGCCCCCGAAGCCAGCGGCGTACTCGATTCGGAGAAAGCGCAGCAGAGCGCGCGCCTCATCCTCTCGGTCACCGAGATGGGCTACGGCAAACGCACGCACGTGGACGAATATCGCCTGCAGACCCGCGGCGGCAAGGGCGTGATCAACGTGAAGACCACCGCGCGCAACGGCATGGTCTCGGCCATCCTGCTGGTGGACGAGCATTCCGAAGCGATGATCATCTCGCAATTCGGGAAGATCATCCGCATGGACACCACGCAGATCCGCGAGGCCGGCCGCTCGACGCAGGGCGTCCGCTTGCTGCACATGGAAGGCGGCGACAAGGTCGCTGCCGCCGTCGTCATCCCCAAGGATGAGGCGCCGGAGACGAATGGGACGCTGATTCAGTAA
- a CDS encoding STAS domain-containing protein, giving the protein MESKLNIDARDGSAPGHRVMVLAGPLVLNNIFDFQPAVRAETAPVLVLDLTAVSYVDSAGIGALVNVQVSRDRAGRKLALAGVSKRCREVLAITRVENVFTFYDTVEQAETITKNATA; this is encoded by the coding sequence ATGGAAAGCAAGCTCAACATCGACGCGCGCGATGGTTCGGCGCCCGGCCACCGCGTGATGGTCCTCGCCGGTCCGCTGGTGCTCAACAACATCTTCGACTTCCAGCCCGCGGTGCGGGCCGAGACGGCTCCCGTGCTGGTGCTGGATCTTACGGCCGTGTCTTACGTCGACTCCGCCGGCATCGGTGCCCTCGTCAACGTGCAGGTTTCGCGCGACCGTGCGGGACGCAAACTCGCGCTCGCCGGCGTGAGCAAGCGCTGCCGTGAAGTGCTGGCCATTACCCGCGTGGAGAATGTCTTCACGTTTTACGATACCGTCGAGCAGGCGGAGACCATCACGAAGAACGCCACCGCTTAA